A genomic region of Brienomyrus brachyistius isolate T26 chromosome 6, BBRACH_0.4, whole genome shotgun sequence contains the following coding sequences:
- the bcap31 gene encoding B-cell receptor-associated protein 31: MSLQWTAVATFLYAEVFAVLLLCVPFISPQRWHKIFKSRLVKAITTYGNTYFMVAIGILVFLLIDAFREVRKYSVTEKVDLSNNPVAVEHIHMKLFRAQRNEYIAGFALLLCLLLRRLVTLLSQQATMMASNEAFKKQAEGASDAARRYMEENDKLQEKLREAGIPVPELGKKAGGGVEEQNKALKEDVKKLKEELDTTKKALQKSESDVRAMKKQAENLTVEYDRLLEEHAKLQATCDGPREKKSD, encoded by the exons ATGAGTCTCCAGTGGACGGCAGTAGCCACCTTCCTGTACGCCGAAGTGTTCGCTGTACTGCTGCTTTGTGTACCCTTTATCTCCCCCCAGAG ATGGCATAAGATCTTCAAGTCGCGTTTGGTGAAAGCCATCACAACCTATGGCAACACCTACTTCATGGTGGCCATCGGTATCCTGGTCTTCTTGCTCATTG atgCTTTCAGGGAGGTGCGCAAGTACAGCGTGACGGAAAAGGTGGACCTGAGCAACAACCCGGTGGCAGTGGAGCACATACACATGAAGCTCTTCAGGGCTCAGAGGAATGAGTACATTGCTGGCTTCGCTCTGCTCCTTTGCCT GCTCCTGAGGCGCTTGGTCACCCTTCTGTCGCAGCAGGCCACCATGATGGCATCCAACGAGGCCTTCAAGAAGCAGGCGGAAGGAGCCAGCGACGCAGCCAGGAGGTACATGGAGGAGAACGACAAGCTGCAGGAG AAACTGCGGGAGGCTGGGATCCCTGTTCCTGAGCTGGGCAAGAAGGCTGGAGGAGGAGTGGAGGAACAGAACAAGGCTTTGAAGGAAGAtgtgaagaagctgaaggaaGAGCTGGACACCACTAAAAAAG ccCTCCAGAAGTCAGAGAGTGACGTGAGGGCTATGAAGAAGCAGGCTGAGAACCTGACAGTGGAGTATGACCGCTTGCTGGAAGAGCACGCCAAGCTGCAG